A part of Miscanthus floridulus cultivar M001 chromosome 6, ASM1932011v1, whole genome shotgun sequence genomic DNA contains:
- the LOC136461486 gene encoding uncharacterized protein — MLPASNPLLYACVFRDTHLVAELAHSHSQSTAADPVAAPDAPAPAPDDDLPALAAALVAAAPPHHRHLTHTAAGRAHALLLSPPLALAAISRAPHLPASQLLLFLRRLRCLPEARMRDEMPRLALRLPLPPGDDAREADEVAATEAHAEEEAARRDADLVAWTTPKRDRASHRGRAGPGWTWRRQLWTVILADLLLLTILFAAWLAVCRGFSCIGR, encoded by the coding sequence ATGCTCCCGGCCTCGAACCCGCTGCTCTACGCCTGCGTCTTCCGCGACACCCACCTCGTCGCCGAGCTCGCCCACTCCCACTCCCAGAGCACCGCCGCCGACCCCGTCGCCGCCCCcgacgcccccgcccccgcccccgacgACGACCTCCCGGCGCTCGCCGCCGCGCtcgtcgccgccgcgccgccgcaccACCGCCACCTCACGCACACCGCCGCCGGGCGCGCGCACGCGCTGCTCCTGTCCCCGCCGCTCGCGCTCGCCGCCATCTCGCGGGCGCCCCACCTCCCGGCGTCCCAGCTCCTGCTCTTCCTCCGCCGCCTGCGATGCCTCCCCGAGGCCCGGATGCGGGACGAGATGCCGCGCCTCGCGCTGCGCCTGCCGCTCCCGCCGGGCGATGACGCGCGCGAGGCGGACGAGGTCGCCGCCACCGAGGCCCACGCGGAGGAGGAGGCCGCGCGGAGGGACGCTGACCTCGTCGCGTGGACTACGCCCAAGAGGGACCGAGCCTCGCACCGGGGGCGGGCCGGACCCGGCTGGACGTGGAGGCGGCAGCTCTGGACGGTCATCCTCGCGGATCTCCTCCTCCTCACAATCCTCTTCGCCGCCTGGCTCGCAGTCTGCCGGGGATTCAGCTGCATTGGTCGGTAA